Proteins found in one Fervidobacterium thailandense genomic segment:
- a CDS encoding GspE/PulE family protein — MEQEKKPKRLGDVLIEKGIITSLELERALELQKDLKKPLGEVLVQMGYCTWDDIVKALAEQFGVTACTHEPKINEEFARSFPKDLVNELKVIPIDEHDGRIILGVDNVYEIPVIRRRVKFRLGKDVEFYLMPPSLFEIMYDRVLHGFVSQPFSEAIQDVVYQSEVQQELEKETEPEVTEEETPVVKLVSNIVDHAIELDASDIHIEPQRKNVVVRYRIDGVLRRITEYPRSMHSAVVSRIKILSGLDIVERRLPQDGKFFVKKGEEQFDLRVSTMPSVHGEKVVMRILKVSSSKKKLEDLGYSPYNYERIQRLIEHPYGIILVTGPTGSGKSTTLVAIINSLNSEDVNIVTAEDPVEYTIDGITQCQVNPEIGLTFAKYLRAFLRQDPDIIMVGEIRDTETAQLAIEASLTGHLVLSTLHTNTAAGAIDRLVNMGLDPSLISASLIGVIGQRLVRKVCEKCREREELPPKFAEKARKMFPDLEPFQYVGKGCQACNNTGYKGRTAVAEVLVVNDEIRRAIQKGLSMVEIEKLAKAGGMKTMFQDGLYKVLNGETTIQEVLSIVGEEEE, encoded by the coding sequence GTGGAGCAGGAAAAGAAGCCAAAACGTTTGGGAGATGTTCTTATCGAGAAAGGCATAATCACATCCTTAGAACTCGAAAGGGCTCTCGAGCTCCAGAAAGATCTAAAAAAGCCACTGGGAGAAGTACTCGTCCAGATGGGTTACTGTACGTGGGATGATATCGTAAAAGCACTGGCTGAACAGTTCGGAGTTACTGCCTGCACTCACGAACCGAAGATAAACGAAGAGTTTGCGAGGTCCTTTCCGAAAGATTTGGTAAACGAACTGAAGGTCATCCCGATAGATGAACATGATGGTAGAATAATCCTAGGCGTAGACAACGTTTACGAGATCCCGGTCATAAGGCGACGTGTGAAGTTTAGACTCGGGAAGGATGTTGAATTTTACCTGATGCCACCGAGTCTTTTTGAAATAATGTACGATAGGGTACTCCATGGCTTCGTGAGTCAGCCGTTTTCGGAGGCTATCCAGGACGTCGTTTACCAAAGTGAGGTTCAGCAGGAGCTTGAAAAAGAAACTGAACCTGAGGTTACCGAAGAAGAGACACCGGTGGTTAAGCTTGTGTCGAACATAGTTGATCATGCAATTGAGTTGGACGCGAGCGATATACACATAGAACCGCAACGGAAGAACGTGGTTGTAAGGTACAGGATTGACGGTGTTCTTAGAAGAATAACGGAATATCCGCGTTCGATGCACTCGGCTGTGGTCTCACGAATAAAGATTCTCTCAGGGCTTGACATTGTCGAGCGGAGGCTTCCTCAGGATGGAAAATTTTTTGTGAAAAAGGGCGAGGAGCAATTTGACTTGCGTGTTTCCACGATGCCGTCGGTGCACGGTGAGAAGGTTGTTATGAGGATTTTGAAAGTGTCCTCATCAAAGAAGAAACTCGAGGATTTGGGTTACTCTCCGTACAACTACGAGCGAATTCAGAGGTTGATTGAGCATCCTTACGGTATAATCCTCGTTACCGGACCCACAGGGAGCGGTAAGTCAACAACTCTCGTGGCCATAATCAATTCGCTGAATTCCGAGGACGTGAACATCGTTACGGCCGAAGACCCTGTGGAGTACACGATTGACGGTATCACCCAGTGTCAGGTCAATCCGGAAATCGGCTTGACCTTTGCAAAGTATCTGAGGGCGTTCCTGAGGCAAGACCCGGATATAATCATGGTGGGTGAGATCAGGGATACCGAAACGGCCCAGCTCGCGATCGAAGCCTCGCTTACCGGACACTTGGTCTTGTCGACGTTGCACACCAACACCGCTGCCGGTGCGATCGATAGGCTTGTAAATATGGGGCTTGATCCGTCGTTGATTTCAGCATCACTTATCGGTGTGATAGGTCAGAGGCTCGTGAGAAAGGTCTGTGAAAAATGTAGGGAACGTGAGGAACTACCGCCGAAATTTGCCGAAAAGGCACGGAAGATGTTCCCGGATTTGGAACCGTTCCAGTATGTGGGAAAGGGTTGTCAAGCGTGTAACAACACCGGATACAAGGGTCGAACGGCGGTGGCCGAGGTGCTCGTTGTAAACGACGAGATCCGGCGGGCGATACAGAAGGGATTATCGATGGTCGAGATCGAGAAACTTGCTAAAGCGGGCGGCATGAAGACTATGTTCCAGGATGGCCTTTACAAAGTTCTCAACGGCGAGACAACCATCCAAGAAGTGCTATCAATAGTTGGGGAAGAGGAGGAGTGA
- the ftsZ gene encoding cell division protein FtsZ has translation MPFIIEKEQKSSVHERTPGVPVIKVIGVGGAGCNAINRMAEVGLRGVTLIAVNTDAQVLEVSKADITIQIGEKLTKGLGAGGNPKIGEEAALEDRKKLEDILHGTDMLFITAGFGGGTGTGAAPVIAEIARNLGILTVAIVTMPFFFEGTPRWNVALEGIKKISGRVDTLIKISNNKLLEQLSPTTTIVDAFATADEILHQGVKGISDLIMKRGYINLDFADVESVMRNAGNAMLGIGVGKGEKRVFDAARKALDNKLLDYPIENARSIILNISAPRNATLQEMQEAAMIVKQTCSEDADMKFGMVIDDELAEDEMRVTVIATKFDVEEKFGKSEDDIPAIYKFGLEYKGRSGE, from the coding sequence ATGCCGTTCATTATAGAAAAAGAACAAAAGTCCAGTGTGCATGAACGAACCCCTGGTGTGCCGGTTATCAAAGTGATAGGTGTTGGCGGGGCCGGTTGCAACGCGATTAACCGGATGGCTGAGGTTGGACTTCGCGGAGTAACTTTGATAGCGGTGAACACGGATGCTCAGGTACTTGAGGTGAGTAAGGCGGATATCACCATTCAGATCGGTGAGAAGCTCACGAAGGGATTGGGAGCAGGCGGTAATCCGAAGATAGGAGAAGAAGCGGCACTTGAGGACAGGAAAAAGCTCGAAGACATTCTTCACGGTACCGACATGCTTTTCATCACCGCTGGTTTTGGTGGAGGAACAGGAACCGGTGCCGCACCGGTCATTGCGGAGATTGCTCGGAACCTTGGGATATTGACTGTAGCGATCGTTACGATGCCCTTCTTTTTTGAGGGGACTCCGCGCTGGAACGTTGCACTTGAAGGGATTAAGAAGATCTCCGGAAGGGTTGACACGCTCATAAAGATAAGCAACAACAAACTTTTGGAACAACTCTCACCTACAACAACCATTGTGGACGCTTTCGCAACGGCCGATGAGATACTCCACCAAGGTGTGAAGGGAATTTCTGACCTTATCATGAAACGTGGTTATATCAATTTGGACTTTGCCGACGTTGAATCGGTCATGAGGAATGCGGGTAACGCGATGCTGGGAATCGGCGTTGGTAAGGGTGAGAAGAGAGTCTTTGATGCTGCAAGAAAGGCCCTGGACAACAAGCTCCTGGACTATCCGATTGAGAACGCACGTTCGATCATCTTAAACATCTCAGCTCCACGTAACGCGACGCTTCAGGAAATGCAAGAGGCGGCAATGATCGTAAAACAAACCTGCAGTGAAGACGCGGATATGAAGTTTGGAATGGTGATCGATGACGAACTTGCCGAAGACGAAATGAGGGTAACGGTTATCGCTACGAAGTTTGACGTTGAGGAGAAATTCGGCAAAAGCGAGGACGATATTCCTGCGATTTACAAGTTCGGACTCGAGTACAAGGGTCGTTCGGGTGAATAA
- the ftsA gene encoding cell division protein FtsA, producing MPKTYEIISLDIGNDSIKGVVVDFSEGSGNVLAFANTKTRGIENGEIKDVVALNESMTQLIEDLEGQLQRELKGELLVSSSCGNFTLTELTEEIMLSDKEPVYVNEEHVTQLTDNLLSHLFEGNEKNSLHLFVKKYVLDDRRIVVNPVGMKARKLTAVYSVVMGDENYKNVVEYATKDIIGEAEYYISFVSTAEAVLSNVEKDRGVIHVDLGYNATLVTLYYANTPVELNRIDMAMKHVIKDIAVVLKTSVQEAERLLKTYGVAVFMGVEPTPIEYKGLDGRTVMKTTKEFLARIIYARMREIFMKIKKLYKDIVAKYPEFADVGVPGGFVLTGGGAMLQRVEALATEVFKCPVRTGSLYDTELFKCEGYEHDVFSPLYAPVFGNILVYQKERSIYSPMLMEKQKKSSPKFFKKLSETLGKIFGQ from the coding sequence ATGCCGAAAACGTATGAGATTATCTCTTTGGATATAGGAAATGATAGTATAAAAGGGGTTGTCGTTGATTTCTCGGAAGGTTCAGGAAACGTTCTGGCGTTCGCTAACACCAAGACGCGTGGCATTGAAAACGGAGAAATTAAAGACGTAGTGGCACTCAACGAGTCGATGACGCAGCTGATAGAGGATTTGGAGGGACAGCTCCAGCGGGAGCTTAAAGGTGAGTTGTTGGTTTCTTCAAGCTGCGGAAATTTTACACTCACCGAACTCACCGAGGAGATAATGCTCAGCGACAAGGAACCGGTGTACGTAAACGAGGAGCACGTGACACAGCTAACCGATAACTTGTTGAGTCATCTGTTTGAAGGTAATGAAAAAAATTCTCTCCATTTGTTTGTTAAAAAGTACGTCTTGGATGATCGGAGGATAGTGGTTAACCCCGTCGGGATGAAGGCAAGAAAGTTAACTGCCGTTTATTCCGTTGTAATGGGGGATGAAAACTACAAAAACGTCGTGGAATATGCGACAAAAGACATCATCGGTGAGGCAGAGTACTACATTTCGTTCGTGTCGACGGCCGAGGCGGTCTTATCGAACGTGGAGAAAGACAGGGGAGTCATCCACGTGGACCTCGGGTACAACGCGACGTTAGTAACTCTGTACTACGCGAACACACCTGTGGAGTTGAATCGAATCGACATGGCGATGAAGCACGTGATAAAGGATATAGCGGTGGTCTTGAAAACTTCCGTTCAGGAGGCCGAAAGACTCCTTAAGACTTACGGTGTTGCAGTTTTCATGGGGGTTGAGCCAACACCAATCGAATACAAAGGGCTTGATGGAAGAACGGTTATGAAAACGACCAAAGAATTCTTGGCCAGGATCATCTACGCGCGGATGAGGGAAATATTCATGAAGATAAAGAAACTGTACAAGGATATTGTGGCCAAGTACCCGGAATTTGCCGACGTTGGTGTGCCTGGTGGTTTCGTGCTCACCGGTGGCGGTGCCATGCTACAAAGGGTGGAAGCTTTGGCAACGGAGGTTTTCAAATGCCCTGTTAGAACCGGTTCGCTTTACGATACGGAACTATTCAAGTGCGAAGGATACGAACACGACGTTTTTAGCCCGCTCTACGCACCGGTGTTTGGTAACATACTCGTCTACCAGAAGGAGCGGAGTATATATTCACCAATGCTAATGGAAAAGCAGAAGAAATCATCTCCGAAATTCTTCAAGAAACTTTCGGAAACGCTCGGCAAAATATTCGGTCAGTAA